A single genomic interval of Lewinellaceae bacterium harbors:
- a CDS encoding response regulator, producing MGLLLFTPAPLSGQKHAAPGQATGAGRKYSVEQLTIEQGLSDNNVNACLQDRTGYLWFGTHDGLNRYDGYSFTVYKHSPGDSSSISNNKINALLEDEEGFLWIATDGGLNCFDPRTETFRSFQHDPEDEKSISHNQVKTLLIDESGLLWLGTFNGLNRFDKSSQTFSRFWHQATHHLPWEKEPTHIVTAIGSSADGRLLVGYAGMGLMLFDQKAGTFRQILVEERADKGMGLNIYRIAPPQDGKNWVVAADKLYQYTEDGHLALAGTSSAALAGIGLNGFRRTLSGHYLASSWQGLYVLDANFQQTSFFLPEGLAPFTPAHNWALGPIEDQAGDIWFGTGGAGVFHIVKTGNHFTNFQYQAGQKNGVPHSYINTLLEVGDDEVWIGARRHGLKVFNPKTYRFRPVPSTLTSPNGLNTNEISALFRDSKGNIWIGTWGGGLNLYRPKTQTVQYFLNDRKDSTSLSDDFVTDILETAEHEIWVSTTLGVSVLKDQEAIEKGRFKSYWHSPKKRGALNHNRATCLLQAENGNIWVGTLDGLHRFDPETDAFILYQQGRKSPNSLANNTINALFEDSRGQLWIGTAGGLEKFDPATHSFEHYLESEGLADGYIIGIQEDKQGFLWLATKNGISRFCPETGKFKNYDSRDGLLNHGFNPNAFISSKSKAAFYAGGKNGLSLFYPDSIRENPFIPAVIISSLKKYNTQGGKTLETGVKGITHRDEVHLSYQDNIIIFELTALNFRNSQKNQYAYQLYGFNDDWINLGTKREITFTNLDPGQYTLNVKGSNNDDRWNQATTSLTIVVHPPRWATWWAYLLYAVVLGGILYAARRSELHRQALKTNLALEKVEADKLKELDHFKSRLYTNLTHEFRTPLTVILGMAEQIKKAPQKHLDEGVELIRNNGKNLLQLINQLLDLSKLESGAFQLQLRQGDVVPYLRYLAESFQTYANSRNLSLRFHTPLESLVMDYDPEQLKQVVTNLISNAVKFTPSGGEVTVRAKEEDKQLLLEVSDTGVGIDQEKLPYIFNRFYQVDSSTTRRGEGTGIGLAHTQELVQLMGGTIAVESELGAGTRFTVALPVNNQADLIQDGAIPAYEGQQAGQDMAANLAPASARSTTMGLDNPASTTGERPLLLIIEDNPDVVTYLKSCLSDIYQLDVAYNGLIGIEKAIENIPDLIISDVMMPEKNGYEVCDTLKNDERTSHIPIILLTAKADAASKIAGLRRGADAYLSKPFDREELLVRLAKLVERQRRMVAYFSARSPIPEVKKEDVQVEDEFIQKVQHLIEQHYKDEDFGLPQLCQKIRMSRSQLYRKWKALTGASPSDFIRSYRLNKARGLLETSGLNVSEVAWEVGYKDIAHFSKSYQEAFGFPPSATSN from the coding sequence ATGGGTTTGCTCCTTTTTACCCCGGCGCCCCTCTCCGGGCAAAAACATGCCGCTCCCGGGCAGGCCACCGGAGCAGGCCGGAAATATTCCGTAGAACAGCTCACCATTGAGCAGGGCCTGTCGGATAACAACGTCAATGCCTGCCTTCAGGACCGGACGGGGTACCTCTGGTTTGGCACCCACGACGGCCTGAACCGCTACGACGGCTACTCCTTCACCGTTTACAAACACAGTCCGGGCGACTCTTCCAGCATAAGCAACAACAAGATCAACGCGCTGCTGGAAGACGAGGAGGGCTTCCTCTGGATCGCCACCGACGGGGGGCTCAACTGCTTTGACCCCCGGACGGAAACTTTCCGGAGTTTCCAACATGATCCTGAGGATGAGAAAAGCATCAGCCACAACCAGGTAAAAACCCTTCTGATAGATGAATCCGGGCTACTGTGGCTGGGCACCTTCAACGGATTGAACCGGTTCGACAAGTCCAGCCAAACCTTTTCCCGCTTCTGGCACCAGGCTACCCACCACCTGCCCTGGGAAAAGGAACCTACTCATATCGTGACGGCCATCGGCTCATCAGCCGACGGCCGGCTACTGGTTGGGTACGCAGGAATGGGCCTGATGCTTTTTGACCAGAAAGCGGGAACCTTCCGGCAAATCCTGGTGGAGGAAAGGGCCGACAAAGGCATGGGCCTGAATATCTACCGGATCGCCCCTCCTCAGGACGGCAAAAACTGGGTCGTGGCAGCTGACAAGCTTTATCAGTACACAGAGGATGGCCATCTGGCCCTGGCCGGCACGAGCTCGGCGGCTTTGGCCGGCATCGGGCTCAATGGTTTCAGGCGCACCCTTTCCGGCCACTATTTGGCATCGAGCTGGCAGGGGTTATACGTCCTGGATGCCAATTTTCAGCAAACCAGCTTTTTTCTCCCGGAAGGGCTCGCTCCTTTTACCCCAGCCCACAATTGGGCACTGGGGCCTATAGAAGACCAGGCAGGTGATATTTGGTTCGGCACAGGTGGGGCCGGGGTTTTCCATATCGTAAAAACAGGCAACCATTTCACCAACTTCCAATACCAGGCCGGGCAGAAAAACGGAGTGCCCCATTCCTACATCAACACCCTGCTGGAAGTCGGGGACGATGAAGTCTGGATCGGGGCAAGAAGGCATGGGTTGAAGGTTTTCAACCCCAAAACCTACCGTTTTCGTCCCGTGCCCTCCACGCTTACTTCTCCCAACGGATTGAACACCAATGAGATATCCGCCCTGTTCCGGGACAGCAAGGGCAATATCTGGATCGGCACCTGGGGCGGAGGGCTCAACCTTTACCGGCCAAAAACGCAAACCGTTCAATACTTTTTGAACGACAGGAAGGACTCCACCAGCCTGTCCGATGACTTTGTTACCGATATTCTGGAAACCGCCGAACACGAGATCTGGGTAAGCACCACCCTAGGTGTTTCGGTTTTAAAAGATCAGGAAGCGATCGAAAAAGGCCGCTTCAAAAGCTACTGGCACTCTCCCAAAAAGCGGGGCGCCCTGAACCACAACCGGGCCACCTGCCTGCTGCAGGCTGAAAACGGCAACATCTGGGTGGGCACGTTAGACGGGCTTCACCGCTTTGATCCCGAAACGGACGCCTTCATTTTGTATCAACAAGGCCGGAAGTCCCCAAATTCACTCGCCAATAATACCATAAACGCCCTCTTTGAAGACAGCCGGGGGCAACTATGGATCGGCACGGCCGGGGGGCTGGAAAAATTCGACCCCGCCACCCATTCCTTTGAACACTATCTGGAATCGGAAGGCCTGGCCGATGGCTACATCATCGGTATCCAGGAAGATAAACAAGGCTTCCTCTGGCTGGCCACGAAAAACGGCATTTCCCGGTTTTGCCCGGAAACCGGGAAATTTAAAAACTATGACTCCAGGGACGGGCTCTTAAACCATGGCTTCAACCCCAATGCCTTCATCAGCAGCAAAAGCAAGGCTGCCTTCTACGCCGGCGGCAAAAACGGGCTGAGCCTGTTCTATCCGGACAGCATCCGGGAGAACCCTTTTATTCCTGCGGTTATTATCTCCTCTTTAAAAAAATACAATACACAAGGAGGCAAAACCCTGGAGACGGGGGTGAAAGGCATAACCCACCGGGATGAGGTACACCTTTCCTATCAGGACAACATTATCATTTTCGAACTGACGGCGCTCAATTTTCGCAATTCCCAAAAAAACCAATACGCCTACCAATTGTATGGCTTCAACGACGACTGGATCAACCTGGGAACCAAACGGGAGATCACCTTTACCAACCTCGATCCCGGCCAATACACTTTAAATGTAAAAGGCAGCAACAACGACGATAGATGGAATCAAGCAACTACTTCTTTAACCATTGTCGTCCACCCGCCAAGGTGGGCCACCTGGTGGGCTTACCTGCTTTACGCTGTAGTGCTGGGCGGCATCCTGTATGCTGCCCGAAGATCCGAACTCCACCGCCAGGCGTTGAAAACCAACCTGGCCCTGGAAAAAGTGGAAGCCGATAAACTCAAAGAGCTGGACCACTTTAAAAGCCGCCTCTACACCAACCTCACCCATGAGTTCCGCACGCCGCTGACCGTTATCCTGGGTATGGCGGAGCAGATCAAAAAGGCGCCCCAAAAGCATCTGGACGAGGGGGTTGAACTCATCCGGAATAATGGTAAGAACCTGCTGCAGTTGATCAACCAACTGCTCGACCTATCTAAACTGGAAAGTGGCGCCTTTCAACTCCAGCTCCGGCAAGGAGATGTGGTGCCCTATCTCCGCTATCTGGCGGAGTCCTTTCAAACCTATGCGAACAGCCGAAACTTGTCCCTCCGCTTCCACACACCGCTGGAGTCGCTGGTGATGGACTACGACCCGGAGCAGCTCAAGCAGGTGGTGACGAACCTGATTTCCAATGCCGTAAAATTCACGCCTTCCGGCGGGGAGGTGACGGTTCGGGCCAAAGAAGAAGACAAGCAGTTGTTGCTGGAGGTATCCGATACCGGGGTGGGGATTGATCAGGAAAAACTGCCCTACATATTCAATCGCTTTTATCAGGTGGACAGCTCTACGACCCGGCGGGGGGAAGGTACGGGTATCGGATTGGCCCATACGCAAGAGCTGGTGCAATTGATGGGCGGAACGATAGCAGTGGAAAGCGAGCTGGGTGCAGGTACCCGGTTTACGGTGGCCCTGCCCGTAAATAATCAGGCCGATTTGATACAGGACGGCGCCATTCCAGCTTACGAAGGCCAGCAGGCCGGCCAGGACATGGCAGCCAATTTGGCCCCGGCATCCGCCAGATCCACAACCATGGGGCTGGATAACCCGGCATCAACAACCGGTGAACGCCCTCTGTTGCTTATCATTGAAGACAATCCCGATGTCGTCACCTACCTCAAGAGCTGCCTGAGCGATATTTACCAGCTGGATGTGGCTTACAACGGCCTCATTGGCATCGAAAAGGCCATCGAAAACATCCCGGACCTCATCATCAGCGATGTGATGATGCCCGAGAAAAATGGCTACGAGGTGTGCGATACGCTGAAAAACGACGAGCGCACCAGCCACATCCCCATCATCCTGCTGACCGCTAAGGCCGATGCTGCTTCGAAGATCGCGGGGCTGCGCCGTGGGGCAGACGCCTACCTGTCCAAGCCTTTTGACCGCGAAGAGCTGCTCGTCCGCCTGGCCAAACTGGTGGAACGGCAGCGGCGCATGGTGGCCTATTTTTCCGCCAGGTCGCCGATTCCGGAGGTCAAAAAAGAAGACGTCCAGGTGGAAGATGAGTTCATCCAAAAGGTGCAGCACCTTATTGAGCAACACTACAAAGACGAAGATTTCGGCCTGCCCCAGCTTTGCCAGAAGATCCGCATGAGCCGCTCACAGCTCTACCGTAAATGGAAGGCCCTTACCGGCGCCTCCCCCTCCGATTTCATCCGTTCCTACCGGTTGAATAAAGCCAGAGGCTTGCTGGAAACTTCCGGCCTGAACGTTTCCGAAGTGGCCTGGGAGGTGGGCTACAAAGACATCGCCCATTTTTCTAAGTCTTATCAGGAGGCCTTTGGCTTTCCGCCCAGCGCAACCAGCAATTAA
- a CDS encoding c-type cytochrome, translating to MKKAPSLIILFAACLFTYCTQPEAPAAAEPTEPTLEEAVARGAYLVGVMGCNDCHSPKRMGPQGPEVIPETMLSGYPADRPLPEIAVAMGALEPGWSLFNPDLTAGIGPWGISFAANLTSDETGIGNWTEEQFRKALTEGKSKGMDGARMLLPPMPWFNFTNLEENDLKAIFAYLKSTKPVSNVVPAPIPPDQLQ from the coding sequence ATGAAAAAAGCACCGTCCCTGATCATCCTTTTCGCAGCTTGCTTATTCACCTATTGCACCCAGCCGGAAGCCCCTGCTGCGGCCGAACCCACTGAACCCACGCTGGAAGAGGCCGTCGCCAGAGGCGCCTATCTGGTAGGGGTCATGGGTTGCAACGACTGCCATTCCCCCAAGCGCATGGGCCCGCAGGGGCCGGAAGTCATTCCCGAAACCATGCTGTCCGGCTATCCCGCTGATCGGCCGCTGCCGGAAATCGCCGTGGCCATGGGCGCCCTCGAACCCGGTTGGTCGCTGTTCAATCCGGACCTGACGGCGGGCATCGGCCCCTGGGGCATTTCCTTTGCCGCCAACCTCACCTCCGACGAGACCGGCATCGGCAACTGGACCGAAGAGCAGTTTCGAAAGGCCCTGACCGAAGGAAAATCCAAAGGCATGGACGGCGCCCGGATGCTGCTGCCCCCCATGCCCTGGTTCAACTTCACCAACCTCGAGGAAAACGACCTAAAAGCCATATTCGCCTATTTGAAAAGCACCAAACCGGTCAGCAATGTCGTGCCGGCGCCGATCCCGCCGGATCAGCTGCAGTGA
- a CDS encoding RICIN domain-containing protein, whose protein sequence is MKLRLNKLSRLYFGLALSFFFVNILFLPAQDERADDPGARQCEFHGHRAGGILPGNNTPAHLLRYARDKHRQNRITRTRGTPVEAADNFWMPLGPFTMNMTGFGAVSGRVTDFAFVPSSQRVYAATSNGGLWYTDDKGNTWGHFKNYLANTIGVEEEIANVDVMSCGAVAVSPDGQQLFVGTGEGSRYAADCQLPFEGYSYEGVGVLVSLDQGKSWQREPSEPDLTGHAFFSLAMDPADAKKKKIIGATTNGIYLRVDDSSSPTKYSWKRQSMGTENNSVSSVVAARKNNQTTFYAARWGDKVYKSNDGTTWNPLGKQFPTTSPITGAAVGRIMLAVQPDNPDVVYALIAGLKELPANEDAGGLFGIYRWDNGGDWQAIKCPQGEGKGPADYKFYDFMGGRGWWQMAFAVDPGNVNRLFAAGTEFFMYQVTNTNGLSCTETRVCDYSSMVHPDIHVLKFQLNANGMPDPDKLWVGSDGGAFFSDNARNNSPVFLPKNTGLPTFLMENFGQHPTEDAILYCGTQDNNGLKYQGSPVWESVAYGDCGNVVVDWNAPETNLMETYIGNAVSYSSDGGKKWTGNPPGAIMNNGINNAYGNPPTALVYAPLVGTPYEPSQPGHSKRVAFGGNKVWLHDNFGDTTNTKIKWKSIADMDVSGPDARIKALTFASYGKIYAGTMDGQVYRLTENRDKTWKKDRLDKLGVPENNGGLPAFHQVPVTDIAIDPNDPNGNSIYITLGGMGDYRRVWRFDGATNKWEQRSGPNPVVWGPRPSKKRLFPALTSPYPVSLASFQGKLYAAAVDEKTHGVFLTASPDGKDWTANPKRLFDYWVTNNPVHLASLEEGAKKILAMTFVGVNGEIFIASSTDGNDWPGPPLVRLFGQTTTNHAVSIASFKGSLYLAYVGTDQNIYLSSSADAKTWSAPVIVKPPGVSETNAPVNLSVFKNQLFLTWNLGSVAYTTCSVDGKNWRSTGVGIMANRDYPAGMVAYDGLLYAFCNGDSITATTSADGIYWPDKGNTEVLVKAPWQSAHQLAPLEFKGKLYLGFIDKTDKGIYLGSTDNRIQPSLPNIQHNTLVVDPQNPGTLYAGNDAGIYYSTDAGQSWMPYSNGLPGVPVNHLKIFPEPGPNGQFVNSLNDSRRFLRAATYGRGMFERSLNKDFNNSGPLLYIRKNEMDRGFYDVPTKAKIYDSPDIKISYPNLTGEYAFGQNASFYNFSILPENKVFVRTAVNEAKLTAQSGQEVIQDGILKYVFRNDGNPTDALRLNAQVHNNGVTWPQSVDFYVLAASTVGDTLPNLPAGYAASLKTALINSRLGDWKLMARKSSAIAAGREQGLPYIEDIDLMAQNLPVGSQVGLLILIDHAGQPFNDKETTVARLCEKNRNATVKIFTPAPPAPFFIESKSHPDKIVDVVQSAGHNGAELTTWNKHGGDNQKFFLESSGDGYFYLKNKNSEKYFDYSSQLLQWDRNGGHHQQYKLVPAGDDYYYIEIRSQPGKCLTVGGHGDKITLANKADDVNQLFKFVR, encoded by the coding sequence ATGAAGCTCCGTTTGAACAAGCTCAGCAGGCTTTATTTCGGCCTTGCTCTCTCTTTCTTTTTTGTGAATATCCTTTTCCTTCCTGCCCAGGACGAGCGAGCTGATGACCCCGGCGCCCGGCAGTGCGAATTCCATGGCCACCGCGCGGGTGGCATCTTGCCCGGCAATAACACTCCGGCCCATCTCCTGCGTTATGCCAGGGATAAACACCGCCAGAACCGGATTACCCGCACCCGCGGCACTCCTGTGGAAGCTGCCGATAACTTCTGGATGCCGTTAGGCCCATTTACCATGAACATGACTGGCTTTGGAGCCGTCAGCGGGCGGGTGACGGATTTTGCCTTCGTCCCTTCTTCGCAGCGGGTATACGCCGCCACCTCCAATGGCGGATTGTGGTACACGGATGACAAGGGCAATACCTGGGGGCATTTCAAAAACTACCTCGCCAATACCATTGGTGTCGAGGAGGAAATTGCAAATGTCGATGTAATGTCCTGCGGCGCTGTGGCTGTCAGCCCCGATGGGCAGCAACTGTTTGTCGGCACCGGCGAGGGCAGCCGCTATGCGGCCGACTGCCAACTGCCCTTCGAAGGGTACAGCTATGAGGGAGTCGGCGTGCTGGTTTCCCTCGACCAGGGGAAAAGCTGGCAGCGGGAACCCAGCGAACCGGACTTAACCGGCCATGCCTTTTTCAGCCTGGCCATGGATCCGGCAGACGCGAAAAAGAAAAAGATCATTGGGGCCACGACCAACGGCATCTACCTGAGGGTTGACGACTCTTCTTCTCCGACGAAGTATAGTTGGAAACGGCAAAGCATGGGCACGGAGAACAATTCCGTCTCCAGCGTGGTAGCCGCCCGAAAAAATAACCAGACTACCTTTTATGCCGCCCGGTGGGGCGACAAAGTGTACAAGTCAAACGACGGCACAACATGGAACCCACTGGGAAAGCAGTTTCCCACTACAAGCCCCATCACCGGCGCCGCCGTCGGGCGGATAATGCTGGCAGTACAGCCCGATAACCCTGATGTGGTTTATGCCTTGATCGCCGGGTTGAAAGAGCTTCCGGCCAACGAAGACGCGGGCGGTTTATTTGGAATCTATCGCTGGGACAATGGCGGCGACTGGCAAGCCATCAAATGCCCACAGGGTGAGGGAAAAGGCCCGGCGGATTATAAATTTTACGATTTTATGGGGGGAAGAGGCTGGTGGCAAATGGCCTTTGCCGTCGACCCCGGCAACGTCAACCGCCTTTTTGCGGCGGGAACCGAATTTTTCATGTACCAGGTCACGAACACCAATGGCCTTTCCTGCACGGAAACCAGAGTGTGTGACTATTCTTCAATGGTGCACCCCGACATCCACGTCCTGAAGTTTCAGCTCAATGCCAATGGAATGCCTGATCCTGATAAATTGTGGGTAGGTAGTGACGGAGGCGCCTTTTTCTCTGACAATGCCCGCAATAATTCACCTGTTTTCTTACCCAAAAACACCGGCCTGCCCACCTTCCTGATGGAGAATTTCGGCCAGCATCCTACCGAGGATGCCATCCTGTACTGCGGCACTCAGGACAATAACGGCCTGAAATATCAGGGTAGCCCGGTTTGGGAATCGGTAGCCTATGGCGATTGCGGTAATGTTGTAGTGGACTGGAACGCCCCCGAGACGAACCTTATGGAAACCTATATTGGCAACGCTGTTAGTTATTCTTCAGATGGAGGAAAAAAATGGACCGGTAATCCTCCGGGAGCGATTATGAACAACGGGATCAATAATGCCTACGGCAATCCACCCACTGCCCTGGTCTATGCCCCGCTGGTAGGGACGCCCTATGAACCCTCACAACCCGGCCACTCCAAGAGGGTGGCTTTTGGCGGCAATAAGGTATGGCTACATGATAATTTTGGGGACACCACAAACACAAAAATTAAGTGGAAATCCATAGCCGACATGGATGTGTCTGGACCCGATGCCCGCATCAAAGCCCTCACCTTTGCCAGTTACGGAAAGATCTACGCCGGCACGATGGACGGGCAGGTATACCGCCTTACCGAAAACCGGGACAAAACCTGGAAGAAGGACAGGCTGGACAAGCTCGGCGTCCCGGAAAACAATGGCGGCCTGCCCGCTTTTCACCAGGTGCCCGTCACTGACATCGCCATCGACCCCAACGACCCCAACGGCAATTCGATCTACATTACCCTCGGCGGCATGGGCGACTACCGCCGGGTATGGCGCTTCGATGGGGCGACTAATAAATGGGAACAGCGCAGCGGCCCGAACCCGGTGGTCTGGGGGCCCAGGCCCAGCAAGAAACGGTTGTTCCCTGCCCTGACTTCCCCCTACCCGGTTAGCCTGGCCAGCTTCCAGGGCAAGCTCTATGCCGCTGCCGTCGATGAGAAAACGCACGGCGTATTTTTAACCGCTTCGCCGGACGGCAAAGACTGGACAGCTAATCCAAAACGGCTTTTTGACTACTGGGTGACGAATAATCCCGTACACCTCGCCTCCTTAGAGGAAGGCGCCAAAAAAATATTGGCCATGACTTTTGTCGGCGTAAACGGAGAGATTTTCATTGCCTCTTCTACCGATGGGAACGACTGGCCCGGCCCGCCGCTGGTTCGCTTATTCGGCCAAACAACCACCAACCATGCCGTGAGCATCGCCTCGTTCAAAGGTTCTCTCTACCTGGCCTATGTAGGCACGGACCAGAACATCTACCTGTCTTCTTCCGCCGACGCCAAAACCTGGAGCGCCCCGGTGATAGTCAAACCGCCCGGCGTAAGCGAAACAAATGCGCCGGTGAACCTGTCTGTTTTCAAAAACCAGTTGTTCCTCACCTGGAACCTCGGTTCCGTTGCCTATACAACCTGCTCGGTGGATGGCAAAAACTGGCGCAGTACCGGAGTGGGGATCATGGCCAACCGGGATTACCCCGCCGGCATGGTAGCATACGACGGCCTGCTGTACGCCTTTTGCAATGGCGACAGTATTACAGCCACCACCTCTGCCGATGGCATCTACTGGCCGGACAAAGGCAATACCGAGGTTCTGGTTAAAGCGCCCTGGCAGTCCGCCCATCAGCTCGCCCCCCTGGAATTCAAGGGTAAGCTATACCTGGGTTTTATTGATAAAACCGATAAGGGAATTTACCTGGGTTCTACCGACAACCGGATACAGCCCAGCCTGCCCAACATTCAGCACAACACCCTTGTCGTCGACCCACAAAACCCGGGGACGCTCTACGCCGGCAACGACGCCGGCATCTATTACTCCACCGACGCCGGCCAGTCCTGGATGCCCTATTCCAACGGCCTGCCCGGCGTGCCGGTGAATCACCTGAAAATATTTCCCGAGCCCGGCCCGAACGGCCAGTTTGTGAACAGCCTAAATGACAGCCGGCGCTTTTTGCGGGCGGCCACCTACGGCAGGGGAATGTTCGAACGCTCGCTGAACAAGGATTTTAATAATAGCGGCCCTTTGTTATACATCCGGAAAAATGAAATGGACAGAGGGTTTTATGATGTGCCCACAAAAGCAAAAATCTATGATTCGCCGGATATTAAAATCTCTTATCCAAACCTGACGGGAGAGTATGCCTTTGGACAAAATGCCAGCTTCTATAATTTTTCGATCCTGCCGGAAAACAAAGTGTTTGTCCGTACAGCCGTCAATGAAGCTAAGTTAACGGCACAGTCAGGGCAGGAAGTGATTCAGGACGGTATCTTAAAATACGTTTTCCGGAACGACGGCAACCCTACAGACGCACTTAGATTAAACGCTCAGGTTCATAACAATGGAGTAACATGGCCACAGAGTGTCGATTTCTACGTTCTCGCTGCTTCAACGGTGGGGGATACCCTGCCCAACCTGCCCGCCGGTTATGCGGCAAGCCTGAAAACGGCGCTCATCAATTCCCGTCTCGGAGATTGGAAATTAATGGCCAGGAAATCCAGCGCTATAGCGGCAGGCCGGGAGCAGGGGCTTCCGTATATCGAAGACATTGATCTGATGGCGCAGAATCTGCCCGTCGGCAGCCAGGTGGGGCTTTTGATCCTGATTGATCATGCCGGCCAACCTTTCAACGATAAAGAAACAACAGTTGCCCGGCTTTGTGAAAAAAACCGGAACGCCACTGTAAAGATTTTCACCCCAGCCCCTCCTGCGCCTTTCTTTATAGAAAGCAAGTCGCATCCCGATAAGATTGTCGATGTCGTGCAAAGTGCAGGCCACAACGGCGCTGAATTAACGACCTGGAATAAGCATGGAGGAGATAATCAAAAATTTTTCCTGGAGAGCTCGGGTGACGGTTATTTTTACCTGAAAAATAAGAACAGTGAAAAGTATTTCGATTACAGTAGTCAGCTCCTGCAATGGGACAGGAATGGCGGCCACCATCAACAGTATAAGCTCGTCCCGGCTGGAGACGACTATTATTACATAGAGATCCGCAGCCAGCCAGGTAAATGCCTGACTGTTGGCGGACATGGAGATAAAATTACCCTTGCAAACAAGGCAGATGACGTCAACCAGTTGTTTAAATTTGTCAGATAA
- a CDS encoding sodium:solute symporter: MSTLDWIVMLGTLLGIVAYGVWKTRNIASVQSYLLGDRDLPWWTIGLSVMATQASAITFLSTPGQAYEDGMRFAQFYFGLPVAMVILCIFVLPLYYRLKVYTAYEYLEGRFDLKTRTLTALFFLIQRGLAAGLTIYAPAIILSTILGWSLNWTIFFIGLVVIFYTVMGGTKAVSVTQKQQMIVILTGMFIAAIILMLQLPENVKFGDAVGIAGKMGKLNVVDFEFDLSNRYNFWSGMLGGVFLFMSYFGTDQSQVQRYLSGKSLTESRLGLLFNGILKVPMQFLVLFVGILVFVFFQFEQPPIHFNTANMEKLEGTVYESELNNLQAQHNTLFLEQRQESEYLIEAIRQDDEQEITRSQQRMQELVAKDKEIRQGVDGLIIQADPKAKVEDRDYIFITFVTNYLPIGLVGLLLAVIFSAAMSSTSSELNALATTTVIDIYRRSFVRNKTDRHYLNASKGFTILWGCIALFFAATAGLFENLIQAVNIIGSLFYGPILGIFMVAFFMKRIGARAVFIAALIGEALVLTLYWANGQGYWLLIGDTWHLLKIAYLWFNPIGCLLVMGIAWGLERR; encoded by the coding sequence ATGAGCACCCTCGATTGGATTGTGATGTTAGGGACGCTGCTGGGCATTGTCGCCTACGGCGTCTGGAAAACCCGCAATATAGCCAGCGTACAGAGTTACCTCCTGGGCGACCGCGACCTGCCGTGGTGGACGATCGGCCTGTCGGTCATGGCCACCCAGGCCAGCGCCATCACCTTTTTGTCGACGCCGGGCCAGGCCTACGAAGACGGCATGCGCTTCGCTCAGTTCTACTTCGGCCTGCCGGTGGCCATGGTCATTCTTTGTATTTTTGTATTGCCGCTTTACTACCGCCTCAAAGTATACACCGCCTACGAGTACCTGGAGGGCCGCTTCGACCTGAAAACCCGGACGCTGACCGCCCTGTTCTTCCTCATTCAGCGGGGGCTGGCCGCCGGGCTGACCATCTACGCCCCGGCAATCATCCTGTCGACCATCCTGGGCTGGAGCCTCAACTGGACCATCTTTTTCATCGGGCTGGTGGTCATCTTTTACACCGTCATGGGGGGCACCAAGGCGGTGAGCGTTACCCAGAAACAGCAGATGATCGTCATCCTGACCGGGATGTTTATTGCGGCTATCATCCTGATGCTGCAACTGCCGGAGAACGTCAAATTCGGGGACGCGGTGGGCATAGCCGGCAAAATGGGCAAACTCAATGTGGTGGATTTCGAGTTCGACCTGAGCAACCGCTACAACTTCTGGTCGGGCATGCTGGGCGGGGTGTTCCTGTTCATGTCTTACTTCGGCACCGACCAGTCGCAGGTGCAGCGCTACCTCAGCGGCAAATCGCTTACCGAAAGCCGCCTGGGGCTGTTGTTCAACGGCATCCTGAAAGTGCCCATGCAGTTTCTGGTGCTCTTTGTCGGCATTCTGGTCTTCGTGTTTTTCCAGTTTGAGCAGCCGCCCATCCACTTCAACACGGCCAATATGGAGAAGCTGGAGGGCACCGTTTACGAAAGCGAGCTGAACAACCTGCAGGCGCAGCACAACACCCTTTTTCTGGAGCAGCGCCAGGAGTCGGAATACCTCATCGAAGCCATCCGGCAGGACGATGAGCAGGAGATAACCCGCTCCCAGCAGCGCATGCAGGAACTGGTGGCCAAGGACAAGGAAATCCGGCAAGGAGTCGACGGCCTCATCATCCAGGCCGACCCCAAGGCCAAGGTGGAGGACCGGGACTACATCTTTATCACCTTTGTGACCAACTACCTGCCCATCGGGCTGGTGGGGCTGTTGCTGGCGGTGATCTTCTCGGCGGCCATGTCGTCCACCTCTTCCGAACTGAACGCCCTGGCCACCACCACCGTCATCGACATTTACCGGCGGAGCTTTGTCAGGAACAAAACTGACCGCCACTACCTGAATGCCTCGAAAGGTTTCACGATCCTATGGGGCTGCATCGCCCTCTTCTTTGCCGCCACGGCCGGCCTGTTTGAAAACCTGATCCAGGCGGTCAACATCATCGGCTCTCTGTTCTACGGCCCCATCCTGGGCATTTTCATGGTGGCCTTCTTTATGAAGCGCATCGGGGCGCGGGCGGTGTTCATCGCCGCGCTGATCGGCGAGGCGCTCGTCCTGACGCTTTACTGGGCCAACGGGCAGGGCTATTGGCTGCTCATCGGCGACACCTGGCACCTGCTGAAGATCGCCTACCTGTGGTTCAACCCCATCGGGTGTTTGTTGGTGATGGGGATAGCGTGGGGGTTGGAGCGGAGGTAA